From Rhodothermales bacterium, one genomic window encodes:
- a CDS encoding glycosyl hydrolase, whose amino-acid sequence MILRRFFILCAAGLFLAACTAAPSADVAWPAVTQTSKPWTRWWWHGSSVTPAGITAALEAYRDAGLGGVEITPIYGVAGYEDAFVPYLSDEWVDLLIHTLREADRLGLGVDMATGTGWPFGGPHVDDASASRYATHATYRLREGQRLATPVVARQTPILRAVGNQIYELTSGIYGPTGQPAVDESRQRSPSDHLTISDLAEPVTANENLQALALDQVRYDRPMPLAALVAYSDAGDRIDLTGSVDAAGRLDWTAPAGEWTLYAVFQGWHGKMVERAAPGGEGMVIDHFSESAIDRYLAPFDEAFAGRDLGSLRAFFNDSYEVDDASGQADWTPDFFDAFREHRGYDLRDHLPALFGEGDEDEAIRVLTDYRETFSDLLLERFTARWSGWAHGHGAIVRNQAHGSPANILDLYAASDIPETEGTDILRAKMASSAANVSGKPLSSSESATWLNEHFLSSLGDVRKALELFWLAGVNHVLYHGTAYSPAEAAWPGWLFYAAVHMTPVNPLWTDFPALNAYASRVQSFLQMGTPDNDVLLYYPFHDRIARRGREMLAHFDGGLGVGFEGMPFKEAAEWMQAEGVAFDFVSDRLLERVSVADHVLLAGNARYQTLVVPAVQFMPPATLEHIALLVESGATVVVAGALPADVPGWGELEGRRAERARILAQFDFTPTPAAGVSEAALGAGRLVLADRLEDGLTYAGIRRETLPEHGLAFVRRKQASGTTYFVVNTGTAAVDGWVPFGVADRYAALFDPLLATLGVADTREAADGGLEVYLQIPPGSSRIVQTSAGAPRGAGYPYYQRDDVMVALGSAWQVAFTAGGPERPEPVRVDALTLSSWTEWDMPALERFSGTAVYSQTFPRPSRQADAWLLDLGDVRVAARVRLNGEELAVLIGPEWQVMIPPGKLKDENLLEVEVTNLMANRIADMDRRGEVWKTFYNVNIAARLRENRNERGLFDASAWAPLRSGLLGPVTLVPLTNGHQ is encoded by the coding sequence ATGATCCTACGTCGCTTCTTCATCCTGTGCGCCGCCGGCCTGTTCCTCGCGGCGTGCACGGCCGCTCCTTCCGCCGACGTCGCGTGGCCCGCCGTCACGCAGACCTCGAAACCGTGGACCCGCTGGTGGTGGCATGGCAGTTCCGTGACGCCGGCCGGCATCACCGCCGCCCTCGAAGCCTACCGCGACGCCGGCCTCGGCGGAGTGGAGATCACGCCGATCTACGGCGTAGCCGGCTACGAGGACGCGTTCGTACCCTACCTGTCGGACGAATGGGTGGATCTGCTCATCCATACCCTCCGCGAAGCCGACCGGCTCGGCCTGGGCGTCGACATGGCGACCGGCACCGGGTGGCCGTTTGGCGGTCCGCACGTGGACGATGCCTCGGCCTCCCGCTATGCCACGCACGCCACCTATCGCCTCCGTGAAGGGCAGCGCCTCGCCACGCCCGTCGTCGCGCGCCAGACCCCGATCCTTCGCGCCGTCGGCAATCAGATCTACGAACTCACCAGCGGGATCTATGGCCCGACCGGGCAGCCGGCCGTCGACGAGTCGCGGCAGCGCTCGCCCTCCGACCATCTCACCATCTCCGACCTCGCCGAGCCCGTCACGGCCAACGAGAACCTCCAGGCGCTGGCGCTCGACCAGGTGCGCTACGATCGCCCGATGCCCCTCGCCGCGCTGGTGGCGTACTCGGACGCCGGCGACCGGATCGACCTCACCGGTTCCGTGGATGCGGCCGGCCGGCTCGACTGGACGGCCCCGGCCGGGGAGTGGACGCTCTACGCGGTCTTCCAGGGGTGGCATGGCAAGATGGTGGAACGCGCGGCCCCGGGCGGCGAAGGGATGGTCATCGACCACTTCTCGGAGTCGGCCATCGACCGCTACCTCGCGCCGTTCGACGAGGCGTTCGCCGGCCGCGACCTCGGCTCGCTCCGCGCCTTCTTCAACGACTCCTACGAAGTGGATGACGCGAGCGGCCAGGCCGACTGGACCCCCGACTTTTTCGACGCCTTCCGCGAGCACCGCGGCTACGACCTGCGCGACCATCTGCCTGCCCTCTTCGGCGAGGGCGACGAAGACGAGGCTATCCGCGTCCTCACCGATTACCGCGAGACGTTTTCCGATCTGCTTTTGGAGCGCTTCACCGCCCGCTGGAGCGGCTGGGCCCACGGGCACGGCGCCATCGTGCGGAACCAGGCCCACGGCTCGCCGGCCAATATCCTCGACCTCTACGCCGCGAGCGACATCCCGGAGACGGAGGGAACCGACATCCTCCGCGCCAAGATGGCGAGTTCGGCGGCCAACGTCAGTGGAAAACCGCTCAGCTCGTCGGAGTCGGCCACCTGGCTCAACGAACATTTTCTCTCGTCGCTCGGCGACGTCCGCAAGGCGCTGGAGCTGTTCTGGCTCGCCGGCGTGAACCATGTGTTGTACCACGGCACCGCCTATTCGCCCGCTGAAGCGGCGTGGCCGGGCTGGCTTTTCTACGCCGCGGTGCACATGACCCCGGTCAATCCGCTCTGGACGGATTTTCCGGCGCTCAATGCCTACGCGTCCCGAGTCCAGTCTTTTCTCCAGATGGGGACGCCGGACAACGATGTCCTGCTCTATTACCCGTTCCACGACCGCATCGCCCGGCGCGGTCGCGAGATGCTCGCGCATTTCGACGGGGGGCTAGGCGTCGGGTTTGAGGGGATGCCGTTCAAGGAGGCGGCCGAATGGATGCAGGCCGAGGGGGTGGCGTTCGATTTCGTCTCCGACCGGCTGCTGGAGCGGGTCTCGGTAGCGGACCATGTGCTGCTGGCCGGGAACGCGCGGTATCAGACGCTCGTCGTGCCGGCCGTGCAGTTCATGCCGCCCGCGACGCTCGAACATATCGCCCTGCTGGTGGAGAGCGGCGCCACCGTCGTCGTGGCGGGCGCGCTGCCAGCCGATGTGCCGGGATGGGGCGAACTGGAGGGGCGCCGGGCGGAGCGTGCCCGCATCCTGGCGCAGTTCGACTTCACCCCCACGCCGGCCGCGGGCGTTAGCGAGGCCGCCCTCGGCGCGGGCCGGCTGGTCCTGGCCGACCGGCTGGAAGACGGGTTGACCTACGCCGGCATCCGGCGCGAGACGCTGCCGGAGCACGGCCTCGCCTTTGTGCGCCGGAAGCAGGCATCGGGCACGACCTATTTCGTCGTCAACACGGGAACGGCGGCCGTCGATGGATGGGTCCCGTTCGGCGTCGCCGATCGGTATGCCGCGCTGTTCGATCCGCTGCTGGCGACCCTCGGCGTGGCCGACACGCGGGAGGCGGCCGACGGCGGGCTGGAGGTCTACCTGCAGATCCCGCCCGGGTCCTCGCGAATCGTCCAGACCTCCGCCGGCGCGCCGCGCGGAGCGGGCTATCCCTACTACCAGCGGGACGATGTCATGGTGGCACTGGGGAGCGCATGGCAGGTGGCGTTCACGGCCGGCGGTCCCGAGCGGCCGGAGCCGGTGCGTGTCGATGCGCTGACCCTGTCGTCGTGGACCGAATGGGACATGCCGGCGCTGGAGCGCTTCTCCGGCACGGCCGTCTATTCCCAGACGTTCCCCCGGCCGTCGAGGCAGGCCGACGCCTGGCTGCTCGATCTGGGCGATGTGCGCGTCGCGGCGCGGGTGCGGCTCAACGGGGAGGAGCTGGCCGTGCTGATCGGCCCCGAGTGGCAGGTGATGATTCCGCCCGGGAAGCTCAAGGATGAGAACCTGCTCGAGGTGGAGGTGACCAATCTGATGGCAAACCGGATCGCCGACA